Proteins encoded in a region of the Streptomyces sp. NBC_00708 genome:
- a CDS encoding DUF6262 family protein: MKPTAPEAAIAARRQLTEQKLATMKTAITQLRREGGRLSVRAIAQRAGVSATFCYENNNARILVRQAVTDSRSSRDRTSIEEHHRVEATWRERALNAEHELKRIHREVLAQRERIADLMGQARDAETMIPGESAQVLRTENAALRQRVHQLSQEHRKLQERLEGARSNLRFADKHIADLQAQLLERDQA, translated from the coding sequence GTGAAGCCCACCGCACCCGAGGCCGCCATCGCTGCCCGTCGGCAACTGACCGAGCAGAAGCTCGCCACGATGAAAACCGCCATCACCCAGCTCCGACGCGAAGGCGGCCGCCTCAGCGTCCGGGCGATCGCACAGCGAGCCGGTGTCTCCGCCACCTTCTGCTACGAGAACAACAACGCCCGGATACTCGTCCGCCAAGCTGTCACCGACAGTCGCAGCAGCCGCGACCGGACGAGCATCGAAGAACACCACCGCGTCGAGGCGACCTGGCGGGAGCGGGCCCTCAACGCCGAGCATGAACTGAAACGGATACACAGAGAAGTCCTCGCCCAGCGGGAGCGCATCGCAGACCTCATGGGCCAGGCCCGCGACGCTGAGACGATGATCCCCGGCGAATCCGCTCAGGTGCTCCGGACCGAGAACGCCGCCCTCAGGCAACGCGTCCACCAACTCAGTCAGGAACACCGCAAGCTCCAAGAACGCCTCGAAGGAGCCCGCTCCAACCTCCGCTTCGCGGACAAACACATCGCCGACCTTCAGGCTCAACTACTTGAACGGGACCAAGCCTGA
- a CDS encoding site-specific integrase, producing the protein MSSTALTLVASGNERTRTAGDRLEMLAALISAPSFDPLLRDDVIQMPPDHPVYGWQCAVAGCVRSRDTFGGYCAGHRRQWQDMRQSGSTIVDFLRVAEPLQALTRRDGQPCQICPHAQAIGPHGLCFLHAKNFATWRRCRRRKGQPDAIEHYLAAQCPYPAFGQCRIPTCPREGVEWIGLCFTHFTLYVRSKRPGGAHRVRTWGRRPPDGSRAVEVAYDDEPAFLRWCSAQYQFGRMDGQVSLLGLHPLVRAEIKWGLHRHSTKAVEGAHWPLLFVQNLATECREQDITSLVDLDLERCKAHTRKIAKHMLRDLRLVYFSRQDTRDAGFIETGHYGIQFPDTATEFDLLPVTQRWLRDLLWDCLDVRLTADPPRSAAPLRRMTRGCAELSAYLEGQAPEGGHSPQLLTRDHMVAFIADQRHRASHGLPTLAIQCGTLRGPQKSRQVTAGTAAQVFTGARQILRTALETGACERLGLNRGFIVALPYGRAPRGRRRKPFSDEVARALAAEDNLQKLDDMDYEDRGLRDIWEALVVTGRRCGEVIKLRLDCIDRHNNLPMLWHDQTKVGNLDAAIRISERLYQRIRRRQEKTVNRFIQSHGHPPTENERRGLALFTRRSANRSGHNSVSYPWFRSLFSNWVSSLDIAHSVAHQARHTLATNLIKNGANLTHVKRYLGQVSEAMAEHYVHLANTDPRLEQALQAIWVTGPGSSEPGLLLSSGRPMTPEEAAGLAIDLARTSTPADGGFCTFQPVINGDSCPWNLNCHNCDKFVLSGADLLYWHRKREQWHAMAERAPDSTTADFLHDTFEPTARAIAGLEKALDAVGLLNDALSLDLRRPQDYFGRVWATAFPAQNLSRRESEEDQITP; encoded by the coding sequence GTGAGCAGCACCGCACTGACGCTTGTCGCATCGGGCAACGAGCGGACCCGGACGGCGGGGGACCGTCTGGAGATGCTCGCAGCGCTGATCTCTGCACCCTCGTTCGACCCGCTGCTGCGCGACGACGTCATTCAGATGCCGCCCGACCACCCCGTATACGGATGGCAATGTGCGGTGGCGGGGTGTGTGCGCAGCCGCGACACGTTCGGCGGATACTGTGCCGGGCACCGGCGCCAGTGGCAGGACATGCGGCAGTCCGGGTCCACGATTGTGGACTTCCTGCGCGTCGCGGAACCGTTGCAGGCTTTGACGCGTCGGGACGGACAGCCCTGCCAGATCTGCCCTCACGCGCAGGCTATCGGCCCCCATGGCCTGTGCTTTCTGCACGCGAAGAACTTCGCCACGTGGCGCCGATGCCGGCGCCGCAAGGGACAGCCCGACGCGATCGAGCACTATCTGGCAGCACAGTGTCCGTACCCGGCCTTTGGGCAGTGCCGCATCCCGACCTGTCCCCGGGAAGGAGTTGAGTGGATCGGCCTTTGCTTCACCCACTTCACTCTGTACGTCCGAAGCAAGCGTCCAGGTGGTGCGCACCGGGTGAGGACCTGGGGACGTCGTCCACCCGACGGGAGCCGGGCCGTAGAGGTCGCCTATGACGACGAGCCGGCCTTCCTCCGGTGGTGCTCAGCTCAGTACCAGTTCGGCCGCATGGATGGGCAGGTATCGCTGCTTGGATTGCATCCGCTGGTGAGGGCGGAGATCAAATGGGGGCTGCACCGGCACTCCACGAAGGCTGTCGAGGGGGCGCACTGGCCCCTGCTCTTTGTGCAGAACCTGGCCACTGAGTGCCGTGAGCAGGACATCACGTCCCTCGTGGATCTCGATCTGGAACGGTGCAAGGCCCATACCAGGAAGATCGCGAAGCATATGCTTCGCGACCTGCGGCTCGTGTACTTCTCCCGCCAGGACACCCGGGACGCCGGTTTCATTGAAACCGGGCACTACGGGATTCAGTTCCCGGACACCGCTACCGAGTTCGACCTGCTGCCTGTCACCCAGCGCTGGCTGCGCGACCTGCTGTGGGACTGCCTCGACGTGCGCCTGACTGCCGACCCGCCCCGAAGCGCCGCTCCACTACGACGGATGACCCGTGGCTGCGCGGAACTGAGCGCGTACCTAGAAGGACAAGCACCCGAGGGCGGCCACTCCCCGCAGTTGCTGACGCGCGATCACATGGTGGCTTTCATCGCTGATCAGCGCCACCGTGCCTCCCACGGACTCCCCACGCTTGCCATTCAGTGCGGCACACTCCGCGGCCCGCAGAAATCACGCCAGGTCACTGCTGGAACGGCTGCCCAGGTCTTTACCGGTGCCCGCCAGATCTTGCGGACCGCACTAGAGACCGGTGCTTGCGAGCGTCTCGGCCTGAACCGCGGCTTCATTGTCGCCCTTCCCTACGGCCGGGCCCCACGCGGCCGGCGTCGTAAGCCGTTCTCGGACGAGGTGGCCCGCGCTCTGGCCGCCGAGGACAACCTGCAAAAGCTTGACGACATGGACTACGAGGACCGCGGCCTGCGCGACATCTGGGAAGCGCTGGTCGTCACCGGCCGGCGCTGCGGCGAAGTCATCAAGCTCCGGCTTGACTGCATCGACCGTCACAACAACCTGCCCATGCTGTGGCACGACCAGACCAAGGTCGGAAACCTCGATGCGGCCATCCGCATCTCCGAGCGTCTCTACCAGCGGATTCGTCGGCGCCAGGAGAAAACAGTCAACCGCTTCATTCAGAGCCATGGCCACCCACCCACCGAGAACGAGCGCCGCGGCCTGGCCCTCTTCACCAGGCGCAGCGCGAATCGCTCAGGCCACAACAGCGTCAGTTACCCCTGGTTCCGGTCCCTGTTCAGCAACTGGGTCTCCAGCCTCGACATCGCCCACTCTGTGGCCCACCAGGCCCGACACACCCTGGCCACCAACCTGATCAAGAACGGAGCGAACCTCACCCACGTCAAGCGCTACCTGGGCCAGGTCTCCGAAGCGATGGCCGAGCACTACGTCCACCTCGCGAACACCGACCCCCGGCTCGAACAGGCCCTGCAGGCCATCTGGGTCACCGGCCCCGGCTCCAGCGAACCCGGCCTACTCCTGTCTTCGGGCCGACCGATGACACCCGAAGAAGCGGCAGGACTGGCGATCGATCTCGCCCGCACCTCTACTCCGGCCGACGGGGGCTTTTGCACATTCCAGCCGGTCATCAATGGGGACTCCTGCCCCTGGAACCTGAACTGCCACAACTGCGACAAGTTCGTCCTGTCCGGCGCCGACCTCCTCTACTGGCACCGCAAGCGCGAGCAATGGCACGCAATGGCCGAACGCGCACCGGACAGCACGACGGCCGACTTCCTCCACGACACCTTCGAACCCACCGCCCGCGCCATCGCCGGCCTGGAGAAGGCCCTCGACGCCGTCGGCCTCCTCAATGACGCGCTCTCACTGGACCTACGCCGCCCCCAGGACTACTTCGGGCGGGTCTGGGCCACCGCCTTCCCTGCCCAGAATCTGAGCCGCCGAGAATCCGAAGAGGACCAGATCACCCCGTGA
- a CDS encoding tyrosine-type recombinase/integrase, giving the protein MRRIVVEDFRVQRLPRAGGESSYTIMQPDGEVDAEADSYLRTHEGSGSQKTYAYFLVDHLRWRSRERLTTATAEMTDLLRYMGAVGAMTAMPWGQPWRVPPQRPYGQSGLQIAAACLKGFYLHSCSEKKVNEDLRAALGVRRLPTQADRGRAMLGHVVASMPANPLAPPGAGRRRHPKMPPDGARAALLDVVRTARDAMVVTWLSDTSLRIGGLTGLHLVDLHLRENAGCGDCPGPHLHVCHRAGNPNRAAAKIKPDWRVVDGVVCGGEVYRVSPAMVSSYFTYMTTEYAAHAAGHGMLLIQLSGSRRGEPWSADAARGMLRRAGRRALLGGRITPKAFRHRFTSAVMDAAPDDPRVAQTAGNWASARMVDEVYGHPDLHAPEFTTALRSVWGEGE; this is encoded by the coding sequence TTGCGGCGAATTGTGGTTGAGGATTTCCGTGTACAGCGGCTGCCGCGAGCGGGCGGGGAGAGCTCGTACACGATCATGCAGCCTGACGGCGAGGTCGACGCGGAAGCTGACAGCTATCTCCGAACCCATGAGGGCAGCGGGAGCCAGAAGACGTATGCGTACTTCCTCGTAGACCATCTCCGGTGGCGCTCGAGGGAGCGGCTGACCACGGCCACTGCCGAGATGACGGATCTCCTTCGGTACATGGGAGCGGTGGGTGCGATGACGGCGATGCCGTGGGGGCAGCCGTGGCGGGTGCCGCCTCAGCGCCCCTATGGGCAGTCTGGCCTGCAAATCGCGGCGGCCTGTCTGAAGGGCTTCTACCTGCACTCCTGTTCCGAGAAGAAGGTGAACGAGGACTTGCGGGCGGCTTTGGGGGTGCGGCGCCTGCCGACCCAGGCGGATCGCGGCAGAGCGATGCTCGGTCACGTGGTGGCGTCGATGCCGGCGAATCCGCTGGCGCCTCCGGGGGCTGGGCGCAGGAGGCATCCGAAGATGCCGCCGGACGGGGCCCGGGCAGCTCTTCTCGACGTGGTTCGGACGGCGCGGGACGCAATGGTGGTGACGTGGCTGTCGGATACCAGCCTGCGGATCGGCGGGCTCACGGGCCTGCACCTGGTGGATCTGCATCTGCGGGAGAACGCCGGTTGCGGGGACTGCCCGGGTCCACATCTGCACGTCTGCCATCGGGCGGGAAATCCCAACCGGGCGGCGGCAAAGATCAAGCCGGACTGGCGCGTGGTGGACGGGGTTGTGTGCGGCGGGGAGGTGTACCGGGTCAGCCCGGCCATGGTCAGCAGCTACTTCACTTACATGACGACGGAGTACGCCGCGCATGCGGCGGGGCACGGCATGCTGCTGATCCAGCTTTCCGGCTCCCGGCGAGGCGAGCCGTGGTCAGCGGACGCGGCCCGAGGCATGCTGCGCCGGGCAGGCCGGCGAGCCCTACTCGGCGGACGGATTACCCCCAAGGCGTTCCGACACCGGTTCACCAGCGCCGTCATGGACGCGGCTCCCGACGATCCACGCGTGGCTCAGACAGCGGGGAACTGGGCCTCGGCCCGGATGGTTGACGAGGTATACGGTCACCCTGACCTGCACGCTCCGGAGTTCACCACAGCCCTGCGTTCCGTGTGGGGTGAAGGCGAGTGA
- a CDS encoding DUF6233 domain-containing protein, whose translation MTSDLEKNRALAAWLEYQLRLTRERIRELAAQEDQQLRARQRARAEQAWALQPGRSAAVSLLHRGGCTLYKGSHKGYLDRPAALLALAEPGVEPCEICRPETGLTAPDGAPQDGQAGDDGFAPA comes from the coding sequence GTGACCTCCGACCTGGAGAAGAACAGGGCTCTGGCCGCGTGGCTGGAGTACCAGCTCAGGCTCACCAGGGAGCGGATCCGGGAACTCGCGGCGCAGGAGGACCAGCAGCTGCGGGCGCGGCAGCGGGCCCGCGCCGAGCAGGCGTGGGCCCTCCAGCCCGGCCGGTCGGCCGCCGTCTCGCTGCTCCACCGTGGAGGCTGCACTCTTTACAAGGGCTCCCACAAGGGGTACCTCGACCGGCCTGCGGCGCTGCTCGCCCTGGCGGAGCCGGGTGTCGAGCCCTGCGAGATATGTCGGCCCGAGACCGGACTCACCGCGCCTGACGGCGCTCCGCAGGACGGCCAGGCCGGCGACGACGGGTTCGCTCCCGCTTAG
- a CDS encoding restriction endonuclease, whose protein sequence is MPTRHPRRPHPGARRPPRRTPQRRRYARTRRQRQRDRQVLVLGAGVLGIATLWFAVAWLVTHLWAVVMLGAVAIVAATWFVNHNRQRQAWNRVQQQALRYELPQLDALGHRDFEYAVRDLMRRDGCTDARQVGGSGDNGADVLATDPHGRTWVIQCKHREKGDRGKAVGTPDLQRVNGTARQLHGADIVLVITNGRFSSRCAPLAQQLHMHLADRRLLAAWAAGSRPLWELLPKIPAPRPGN, encoded by the coding sequence ATGCCCACCCGCCACCCGCGACGCCCCCACCCCGGAGCACGACGGCCCCCGCGCCGAACGCCCCAGCGCCGCCGCTACGCACGCACCCGCCGGCAGCGGCAGCGCGACCGCCAGGTCCTCGTCCTCGGCGCCGGCGTCCTCGGCATCGCCACGCTGTGGTTCGCTGTCGCCTGGCTGGTCACCCACCTATGGGCCGTCGTTATGCTCGGGGCCGTCGCGATCGTCGCCGCGACCTGGTTCGTCAACCACAATCGGCAACGGCAGGCCTGGAACCGGGTGCAGCAGCAGGCGCTGCGCTACGAACTGCCTCAGCTCGACGCCCTGGGCCACCGCGACTTCGAATACGCGGTCCGCGACCTGATGCGCCGCGACGGATGCACCGACGCCCGCCAAGTCGGCGGCTCCGGCGACAACGGCGCCGACGTCCTGGCCACCGACCCCCACGGCCGCACCTGGGTCATCCAATGCAAACACCGAGAAAAAGGCGACCGCGGCAAGGCCGTCGGCACACCCGACCTCCAACGCGTCAACGGCACCGCCCGCCAACTCCACGGCGCCGACATCGTCCTCGTCATCACCAACGGCCGCTTCTCCTCCCGCTGCGCACCACTCGCCCAGCAGCTGCACATGCACCTGGCCGACCGGCGCCTCCTCGCCGCCTGGGCGGCCGGAAGCCGGCCACTGTGGGAACTCCTCCCGAAAATCCCCGCGCCGCGGCCCGGCAACTGA
- a CDS encoding recombinase family protein, producing the protein MANLVYKRVSTDQQSTDRQNLVLDEAGIEDPVVFEEEAGTSSRLHPLERPKFGDLIAYARPGDTVHISEMFRLVRGTGHILDVLDILHRDRLALRIHDGAFSAMDLTARHPRTGELLSTVKFMVQTLAAAGELQRDLQRELTYDGLRAAEAKGNKGGRRPAVKAELIDAVRTAYLEGRSIAALARDHQVSRGAIRTAVADLLPDYTAADPDAPAPETPVVLDMPGKVADFLRAVELEPVERVTLDQALAVRRGQGYTLRVTAVPAVHRQLLDRCQPLDGTAAVPAQRKARREYENRVNALGAHAGS; encoded by the coding sequence GTGGCCAATCTGGTCTACAAGCGGGTGTCGACCGACCAGCAGTCGACCGACCGCCAGAACCTCGTCCTGGACGAGGCCGGGATCGAGGACCCCGTCGTCTTCGAAGAGGAGGCTGGCACCTCCAGCCGCCTCCACCCACTGGAGCGGCCGAAGTTCGGCGACCTCATTGCGTACGCCCGGCCGGGCGACACCGTACATATCTCCGAGATGTTCCGCCTGGTCCGGGGCACGGGCCACATTCTCGACGTGCTCGACATCCTGCACCGCGACCGCCTCGCCCTGCGCATCCACGACGGCGCGTTCTCCGCGATGGACCTCACCGCCCGCCACCCGCGCACCGGCGAACTGCTGTCCACCGTGAAGTTCATGGTGCAGACCCTCGCCGCCGCCGGCGAACTCCAGCGCGACCTCCAGCGAGAGCTGACGTACGACGGGCTGCGGGCCGCCGAGGCCAAGGGCAACAAGGGCGGGCGCCGCCCGGCCGTCAAGGCCGAGCTGATTGACGCCGTACGTACCGCATACCTGGAAGGCCGCTCCATCGCCGCGCTCGCCCGCGACCACCAGGTCAGCCGCGGCGCCATCCGTACCGCCGTCGCCGACCTCCTGCCCGACTACACGGCCGCCGACCCAGACGCCCCGGCCCCGGAAACACCGGTCGTCCTCGACATGCCCGGCAAGGTCGCCGACTTCCTCCGCGCCGTCGAGCTGGAGCCCGTCGAGCGCGTCACGCTCGACCAAGCCCTGGCCGTACGACGCGGCCAGGGCTACACCCTGCGCGTCACTGCCGTACCCGCGGTCCACCGCCAACTCCTCGACCGCTGCCAGCCCCTCGACGGCACTGCGGCGGTCCCGGCCCAGCGCAAGGCCCGCCGCGAGTACGAGAACCGCGTCAACGCTCTCGGGGCTCACGCCGGGAGCTGA
- a CDS encoding Tn3 family transposase, with product MTSIERTAYPRFKRLITAHELHLFFAPTREETAWAAGRMDSDGHQLALLLALKSYQRMGRFPKPDEYPEMVVDFVRRTVELPEGTLPLYETGRTAERQRAEVRQRVGTKYQQAQARQIAEAAIRKEAASKNRPADLINIALEKVVAAGLELPAFSTFDTMASTIRTEVNTSICCGIHDRMSLAEQAGMLRLLDERDSDGTTQFNRLKQTAQGPSWSHFKRLFTYLEWLDELGDTAVWVDGVAAPKVTDFAGEADAADASELRDYAAVKRIALLACLAHKARMRVRDDLATMFCKRVAMKIKKAKEELEEIRLAEREIVEALIGNYRTVLKNLDDGGPAQEALAKAAAMTADAVKALDGLDEAAPVEEVARRLGGEVSPAVLALTKAQLVQAGGLGAVTRAVEGFGGFAGQYEQIEKVSAHHGNFWEVLLYGQLGRDRSVMFDLAEKLEFTTTSEDGRVLAALAHAMRHESARGEYITALGEDGKQVDISFATQNWRKAVLDKTRPGRFVRKHFEAMVFTHLAEELRTGDVAVVGSEEYADWSEQLLAWEDIQEQLADYLVEVGLCEEGEASAFDAAAFRRQLEDKLRGAAAAADAGYPDNEGLVIDPETGIPSLKPHRSEGQRPSAKRLEQEVKARMPERTLMGIGARTAYWVEWWRRFGPPSGNDPKLKDPFGRYVLTTFVKGTNMGPYEAAKHIPGVSGHELSYVANRHFSITLLNEAVADLVNPHARLDISQAWGDGTAVAADGTHMDTYLNNLLAETSVRYGKAGGIAYHHISDTYIALFTHFIPCGVWEAVYIIEGLLKNTSEVKPTTVHADTQGQSVPVFALAHLLGFDLMPRIRNWKGLTFYRPSKQSEYVHIDSLFGETGKNVIDWDLIESQFRHLMKVAVSVREGAISSSTLLKRLRSGSHKNSTYTAFREVGRVIRTVQLLRYLSDAPLRRRVTAATNKVESFNRFSQWVGFGNQGVLADNDPIEQEKSMKFNALLTNAVIFHNALDIAEIVRQLLEEGWEVDPEDLAHISPYLTEHIKRFGEYSTHELGIQPEAYDPKLDVDFTQLRDQDLRAEGFGTAA from the coding sequence GTGACCTCGATCGAGCGGACCGCGTACCCGCGGTTCAAGCGGCTGATCACCGCGCATGAGCTGCATCTCTTCTTCGCGCCGACGCGGGAGGAGACAGCGTGGGCCGCTGGGCGGATGGACTCCGACGGGCATCAGCTCGCGCTGCTGCTGGCGCTGAAGTCGTATCAGCGGATGGGCCGGTTCCCGAAGCCGGACGAGTATCCGGAGATGGTGGTCGACTTCGTCCGTCGCACGGTCGAGCTGCCGGAGGGCACGCTCCCGTTGTACGAGACTGGCCGCACCGCCGAGCGGCAGCGTGCGGAGGTGCGCCAGCGGGTGGGGACGAAGTACCAGCAGGCCCAGGCCCGGCAGATCGCCGAGGCGGCGATCCGCAAGGAGGCCGCGTCGAAGAACCGCCCCGCCGACCTGATCAATATCGCGCTGGAGAAGGTGGTGGCGGCCGGGCTGGAACTGCCAGCGTTCTCCACCTTCGACACGATGGCCTCCACGATCCGCACCGAGGTGAACACCTCGATCTGCTGCGGCATCCACGATCGGATGAGCCTCGCCGAGCAGGCGGGGATGCTGCGGCTGCTGGACGAGCGCGACAGCGACGGCACCACGCAGTTCAACCGGCTGAAGCAGACCGCCCAGGGCCCGAGCTGGTCGCACTTCAAGCGCCTGTTCACGTACCTGGAGTGGCTGGACGAGCTCGGCGACACCGCGGTGTGGGTGGACGGCGTTGCCGCTCCGAAGGTCACCGACTTCGCCGGGGAAGCGGATGCGGCGGACGCCTCCGAACTGCGGGACTACGCGGCCGTCAAGCGGATCGCGCTGCTGGCCTGCCTCGCCCACAAGGCGCGGATGCGGGTTCGGGACGATCTGGCGACGATGTTCTGCAAGCGGGTCGCCATGAAGATCAAGAAGGCCAAGGAGGAGCTGGAGGAGATCCGGCTCGCCGAGCGGGAGATCGTCGAGGCCCTGATCGGGAACTACCGCACCGTCCTCAAGAACCTCGACGACGGCGGCCCCGCCCAGGAAGCGCTGGCGAAGGCCGCGGCGATGACCGCCGACGCCGTGAAGGCCCTGGACGGGCTGGACGAGGCGGCGCCGGTGGAAGAAGTTGCCCGGCGCCTGGGCGGAGAGGTCTCCCCGGCCGTGCTTGCCCTGACGAAAGCCCAGCTGGTACAGGCCGGCGGCCTGGGAGCGGTCACCAGGGCGGTGGAGGGCTTCGGCGGGTTCGCGGGGCAGTACGAGCAGATCGAGAAGGTATCCGCGCATCACGGCAACTTCTGGGAGGTGCTGCTGTACGGGCAGCTCGGCCGGGACCGGTCGGTGATGTTCGACTTGGCGGAGAAGCTGGAGTTCACCACGACGTCCGAGGACGGGCGGGTGCTGGCCGCGCTCGCGCACGCGATGCGCCACGAGAGCGCCCGAGGCGAGTACATCACCGCGCTCGGCGAGGACGGCAAGCAGGTCGACATCTCCTTCGCCACGCAGAACTGGCGCAAGGCCGTGCTCGACAAGACCCGGCCGGGCCGGTTCGTGCGCAAGCACTTCGAGGCGATGGTCTTCACCCACCTCGCCGAGGAACTACGCACCGGGGACGTCGCGGTGGTCGGCTCGGAGGAGTACGCCGACTGGTCCGAGCAGCTGCTCGCGTGGGAGGACATCCAGGAACAGCTGGCCGACTACCTGGTGGAAGTCGGGCTGTGCGAGGAGGGCGAGGCGAGTGCGTTCGACGCGGCGGCCTTCCGCCGGCAGCTGGAGGACAAGCTGCGCGGCGCCGCCGCGGCGGCCGATGCCGGGTATCCGGACAACGAGGGCCTGGTCATCGACCCGGAGACCGGCATCCCCTCCCTGAAGCCGCACCGTTCGGAGGGGCAACGGCCCTCAGCGAAGCGCCTGGAGCAGGAGGTCAAAGCCCGGATGCCGGAGCGCACACTGATGGGGATCGGGGCCCGGACCGCGTACTGGGTGGAGTGGTGGCGCCGCTTCGGGCCGCCCTCGGGCAACGACCCGAAGCTGAAGGACCCGTTCGGCCGGTACGTGCTGACCACCTTCGTCAAGGGCACCAACATGGGCCCGTACGAGGCGGCCAAGCACATCCCCGGGGTGTCCGGGCACGAGCTGTCGTACGTCGCCAACCGGCACTTCTCCATCACCCTGCTGAACGAGGCCGTCGCCGACCTGGTCAACCCGCACGCCCGCCTCGACATCTCGCAGGCGTGGGGCGACGGCACCGCCGTGGCAGCCGACGGCACCCACATGGACACCTACCTCAACAACCTGCTCGCCGAGACGAGTGTGCGGTACGGCAAGGCGGGCGGGATCGCCTACCACCACATCTCCGACACCTACATCGCGCTGTTCACGCACTTCATCCCGTGCGGGGTGTGGGAGGCCGTCTACATCATCGAGGGCCTCCTCAAGAACACCTCCGAGGTCAAGCCGACCACCGTGCACGCCGACACCCAGGGCCAGAGCGTGCCCGTTTTCGCCCTGGCTCACCTGCTGGGCTTCGACCTGATGCCCAGGATCAGGAACTGGAAGGGCCTGACCTTCTACCGGCCGTCCAAGCAGAGCGAGTACGTCCACATCGACTCCCTGTTCGGGGAGACGGGCAAGAACGTCATCGACTGGGACCTGATCGAGTCCCAGTTCCGGCATCTGATGAAGGTCGCGGTCTCCGTACGCGAGGGCGCCATCTCTTCCTCAACCCTGCTGAAGCGACTGCGGTCGGGCTCGCACAAGAACTCCACTTACACCGCGTTCCGCGAGGTCGGCCGCGTGATCCGCACAGTGCAGTTGCTGCGCTACCTCTCGGACGCGCCACTGCGCCGACGGGTGACCGCGGCGACGAACAAGGTCGAGTCGTTCAACCGGTTCTCCCAGTGGGTCGGCTTCGGCAACCAGGGAGTCCTCGCCGACAACGACCCCATCGAGCAGGAGAAGTCGATGAAGTTCAACGCGCTGCTCACGAACGCGGTGATCTTCCACAACGCCCTGGACATCGCGGAGATCGTCCGCCAGCTGCTGGAAGAGGGATGGGAGGTCGATCCGGAGGACCTGGCGCACATCTCGCCGTACCTGACCGAACACATCAAACGGTTCGGCGAGTACTCCACCCACGAACTCGGCATCCAGCCCGAGGCGTACGACCCGAAACTCGACGTCGACTTCACTCAGCTCCGCGACCAGGACCTCCGTGCCGAGGGCTTCGGGACCGCGGCCTGA
- a CDS encoding DUF3307 domain-containing protein, which produces MFASVFVLLYVAHLLADYPLQTDHQAEHKAARNAAGWRANLAHAGTHVAACSLALVVAAVVLDESVGVLPGAAAAALIGLTHGFIDRRWPIQWWMTHTRQPEWAAKGGAAHVDQTAHVLVLAVAALTLTALS; this is translated from the coding sequence ATGTTCGCATCCGTCTTCGTCCTGCTCTACGTCGCCCATTTACTCGCGGACTACCCGCTCCAGACCGACCACCAGGCCGAACACAAGGCCGCCCGCAATGCCGCCGGGTGGCGGGCGAACCTCGCCCACGCCGGCACGCACGTCGCCGCCTGCTCGCTCGCCCTGGTCGTTGCCGCCGTCGTCCTGGACGAGAGCGTCGGCGTCCTGCCCGGCGCGGCCGCGGCCGCGCTGATCGGCCTGACGCACGGGTTCATCGACCGGCGCTGGCCCATCCAGTGGTGGATGACCCACACCCGCCAACCCGAGTGGGCCGCCAAGGGCGGCGCCGCGCACGTCGACCAGACCGCGCACGTCCTGGTCCTGGCCGTCGCCGCCCTGACCCTCACCGCACTGAGCTGA
- a CDS encoding XRE family transcriptional regulator, which translates to MVDSFGEGLDRALEGVFTRKPPQSAQAQMKYLVKQLQGTRAVAQALGVSQRTVERYVAGKLKRPRQDLRGRIEREVARRWQPQVRARARRKASSTDGLMIYTRARFGYTAAPGTTDDARIRDITQALPPEYADRLFTAHEQGATEQQLQQIAADGLAHVYFRANETRAHDLGVQFTDVEDIQIEL; encoded by the coding sequence ATGGTCGACTCGTTCGGGGAGGGCCTGGACCGCGCTCTGGAAGGCGTGTTCACCCGCAAGCCGCCGCAGAGCGCCCAGGCGCAGATGAAGTACCTGGTCAAGCAGCTCCAGGGCACCCGGGCAGTGGCCCAGGCGCTCGGGGTCTCCCAGCGCACGGTGGAGAGGTACGTGGCCGGCAAGTTGAAGCGGCCCCGCCAGGACCTCCGGGGCCGCATAGAACGCGAGGTCGCCAGGCGGTGGCAGCCACAGGTACGGGCGAGGGCAAGAAGGAAGGCGAGCTCGACCGACGGGCTGATGATCTACACCCGCGCCCGGTTCGGGTACACCGCAGCACCGGGCACCACTGACGACGCACGGATCCGCGACATCACCCAGGCCCTGCCGCCCGAATACGCCGACCGCCTGTTCACCGCCCACGAGCAGGGCGCCACCGAACAGCAGCTCCAGCAGATCGCCGCCGACGGCCTCGCGCACGTCTACTTCCGCGCCAACGAGACCCGGGCGCACGACCTGGGCGTCCAGTTCACCGACGTGGAAGACATCCAGATCGAGCTGTAA